The following are encoded together in the Chaetodon auriga isolate fChaAug3 chromosome 4, fChaAug3.hap1, whole genome shotgun sequence genome:
- the LOC143318848 gene encoding nocturnin-like isoform X1 → MDTMVCPMGGGATKLYSTLTQTLSSSSPLALPPSHLDPHPPVDTALDPAFCQKGSDPAELLRQCEEALRDRPPRFHRKFTHLSDGDSAPGSPIRVMQWNILAQALGEGLDSFVQCPLEALSWSRRKYLILEEILTYRPHILCLQEVDHYYDTFQPVLAGLGYSSNFCPKPWSPCLDVEGNNGPDGCALFFDQSRYEFLDSMNIRLSAMRIPTNQVAVVMMLRCRSTGRCLCVAVTHLKARSGWEWLRSAQGSDLLRHLQTLVQKHASGPTGAPASDIPLLICGDFNAIPTEEVYRRFTASPLGLDSAYKKLSQDGLTEPEYTTWKIRPTGECCTTLDYIWYSQDTLRVDAVLDMPSEGQIGPNRLPSFSYPSDHLSLVCDFSFKEE, encoded by the exons ATGGACACTATGG TTTGTCCAATGGGTGGAGGGGCCACCAAGCTGTACAGCACCCTGACTCAgaccctcagcagcagctctcctctcGCCCTCCCGCCATCCCATCTGGACCCCCACCCTCCTGTGGACACAGCCCTGGATCCGGCTTTCTGTCAG AAGGGGTCCGATCCAGCGGAGCTGCTTCGACAGTGTGAGGAGGCCCTCAGGGACAGACCGCCTCGCTTCCACAGGAAGTTCACTCACCTCAGTGATGGAGACAGCGCCCCCGGGAGCCCCATCAGGGTGATGCAGTGGAACATTCTGGCCCAAG CTCTGGGCGAAGGACTTGACAGTTTTGTCCAGTGTCCCCTGGAGGCCCTCAGCTGGTCCCGCAGGAAGTACCTCATCTTAGAAGAGATCCTCACCTACCGACCTCATATCCTGTGTCTGCAGGAAGTCGACCACTACTACGACACCTTCCAGCCGGTTCTGGCAGGTCTGGGTTACAGCAGTAACTTTTGCCCGAAGCCCTGGTCGCCGTGCCTGGATGTGGAGGGCAACAATGGTCCCGACGGCTGCGCGCTGTTCTTCGATCAGTCGCGATACGAGTTCCTGGACAGCATGAACATACGGCTTTCTGCCATGAGGATTCCAACCAATCAG GTTGCTGTGGTGATGATGCTGCGCTGTCGGAGCACAGGCAGATGCTTGTGTGTGGCCGTGACCCACCTTAAGGCTCGTTCTGGCTGGGAGTGGCTCCGCAGCGCCCAGGGCTCTGACCTCCTGCGACACCTCCAGACTCTGGTCCAGAAACACGCCAGCGGGCCCACAGGTGCTCCTGCCTCTGACATTCCTCTGCTCATATGTGGCGATTTCAACGCAATCCCAACCGAGGAGGTGTACCGACGTTTCACAGCGTCGCCTCTTGGTTTGGACTCGGCCTATAAGAAGCTCAGTCAGGACGGTTTGACTGAGCCAGAGTACACAACATGGAAGATTCGACCAACAGGGGAATGCTGTACCACTCTGGACTACATCTGGTACAGTCAGGACACGCTGAGAGTGGATGCAGTTTTGGACATGCCCAGTGAGGGACAGATTGGGCCAAACAGGCTTCCGTCCTTTAGCTATCCGTCCGACCAtctttctctggtttgtgaCTTCAGCTTTAAGGAGGAGTGA
- the LOC143318848 gene encoding nocturnin-like isoform X2 — MGGGATKLYSTLTQTLSSSSPLALPPSHLDPHPPVDTALDPAFCQKGSDPAELLRQCEEALRDRPPRFHRKFTHLSDGDSAPGSPIRVMQWNILAQALGEGLDSFVQCPLEALSWSRRKYLILEEILTYRPHILCLQEVDHYYDTFQPVLAGLGYSSNFCPKPWSPCLDVEGNNGPDGCALFFDQSRYEFLDSMNIRLSAMRIPTNQVAVVMMLRCRSTGRCLCVAVTHLKARSGWEWLRSAQGSDLLRHLQTLVQKHASGPTGAPASDIPLLICGDFNAIPTEEVYRRFTASPLGLDSAYKKLSQDGLTEPEYTTWKIRPTGECCTTLDYIWYSQDTLRVDAVLDMPSEGQIGPNRLPSFSYPSDHLSLVCDFSFKEE, encoded by the exons ATGGGTGGAGGGGCCACCAAGCTGTACAGCACCCTGACTCAgaccctcagcagcagctctcctctcGCCCTCCCGCCATCCCATCTGGACCCCCACCCTCCTGTGGACACAGCCCTGGATCCGGCTTTCTGTCAG AAGGGGTCCGATCCAGCGGAGCTGCTTCGACAGTGTGAGGAGGCCCTCAGGGACAGACCGCCTCGCTTCCACAGGAAGTTCACTCACCTCAGTGATGGAGACAGCGCCCCCGGGAGCCCCATCAGGGTGATGCAGTGGAACATTCTGGCCCAAG CTCTGGGCGAAGGACTTGACAGTTTTGTCCAGTGTCCCCTGGAGGCCCTCAGCTGGTCCCGCAGGAAGTACCTCATCTTAGAAGAGATCCTCACCTACCGACCTCATATCCTGTGTCTGCAGGAAGTCGACCACTACTACGACACCTTCCAGCCGGTTCTGGCAGGTCTGGGTTACAGCAGTAACTTTTGCCCGAAGCCCTGGTCGCCGTGCCTGGATGTGGAGGGCAACAATGGTCCCGACGGCTGCGCGCTGTTCTTCGATCAGTCGCGATACGAGTTCCTGGACAGCATGAACATACGGCTTTCTGCCATGAGGATTCCAACCAATCAG GTTGCTGTGGTGATGATGCTGCGCTGTCGGAGCACAGGCAGATGCTTGTGTGTGGCCGTGACCCACCTTAAGGCTCGTTCTGGCTGGGAGTGGCTCCGCAGCGCCCAGGGCTCTGACCTCCTGCGACACCTCCAGACTCTGGTCCAGAAACACGCCAGCGGGCCCACAGGTGCTCCTGCCTCTGACATTCCTCTGCTCATATGTGGCGATTTCAACGCAATCCCAACCGAGGAGGTGTACCGACGTTTCACAGCGTCGCCTCTTGGTTTGGACTCGGCCTATAAGAAGCTCAGTCAGGACGGTTTGACTGAGCCAGAGTACACAACATGGAAGATTCGACCAACAGGGGAATGCTGTACCACTCTGGACTACATCTGGTACAGTCAGGACACGCTGAGAGTGGATGCAGTTTTGGACATGCCCAGTGAGGGACAGATTGGGCCAAACAGGCTTCCGTCCTTTAGCTATCCGTCCGACCAtctttctctggtttgtgaCTTCAGCTTTAAGGAGGAGTGA
- the ccdc175 gene encoding uncharacterized protein ccdc175 produces MASCLVPDFPAVMVALEHLKELDKQLKEDGIPFAPEASLHLAEITAAITELEADRRAAHEHLEVETIENSKLRHQFDNIRESMSQEIMADVAAARASNAEEIEQLHKDLSAVSQLQEATVKRQEALLSQNEVLYLEREQVKAEHGEIVADLNDQITFKYGLQMQLDQTREQIEELKSCSAAVEQEKITLQQNMVLEREAVTVKQDNLSREVDQVEGEIKQQKQAVRRSRRELDRVNVKKRETHSHLGELMIHMAKLESSLQRLTASRCQCETQLEGETQKHQELRQQRQTLKKELCELREAFRVAVQGLKEEIATMEDKIEEGRALRLRRQDSLAQIYERFKHQHEEESEVRVEHLHVSQQLERSKLQLEDRIASIVKHRKEIKEMDKQIADLLEADTINRRVFERNQEEMCSNVDTEKRNISHLEEEKRQATRFLEEAKRKQEEHVAKMTFDMSSVRMRHQELRQEEAALQQRQPKSADADLLMSHVTQCQEEYRQRETKHHQEIEQYTAQTESIMRSDEEKQREVEEKEEMLKEVEAKCNEEKSRHRRLEMLTSELTRKRNDLELSIQRLKEKTSSLLQPKEEMKAELEELRQSYMDVLGKQASDLRAAEMSIYDNRVKLEQVSMENSRLLLCITQMTEAVSRAREDKDTYRQEIHQLKRDIKATFETLQEAWREDFLVTEDCQSRDGALLVSMSAIVNCLKIRRQQLGHVRTLLHQQMLDFSKRLGDKTTVEQQS; encoded by the coding sequence ATGGCATCTTGTCTGGTCCCCGACTTCCCGGCCGTTATGGTCGCTCTCGAGCATTTAAAGGAACTGGacaagcagctgaaagaggACGGGATACCTTTCGCACCTGAAGCCAGCCTCCATCTGGCAGAGATAACTGCTGCTATCACTGAGCTGGAGGCGGACCGGCGTGCTGCTCACGAACATTTAGAAGTGGAAACCATAGAAAACAGCAAACTAAGACACCAGTTTGACAATATAAGAGAAAGCATGAGCCAGGAAATTATGGCTGACGTAGCAGCGGCCCGGGCATCCAATGCTGAGGAGATTGAGCAGCTGCACAAAGACCTCAGTGCAGTCTCTCAGCTCCAAGAAGCCACCGTGAAGAGGCAGGAAGCCCTCTTGAGCCAGAATGAAGTGCTGTACCTAGAGCGAGAGCAGGTGAAGGCTGAACACGGAGAGATCGTTGCTGATCTGAATGATCAAATCACCTTTAAATATGGTTTACAGATGCAGTTAGATCAGACACGGGAACAGATAGAGGAGCTGAAGTCCTGCAGCGCTGCTGTCGAGCAGGAAAAGataacactgcagcagaacatggtgctggagagagaggctgtcaCTGTGAAGCAAGACAACCTGTCCAGGGAAGTGGACCAGGTGGAGGGGGAAattaagcagcagaaacaagcggtcaggaggagcagaagagagCTGGACAGAGTTAATGTCAAGAAACGAGAGACTCATAGTCATCTGGGCGAGCTCATGATTCACATGGCCAAGCTGGAGAGCAGTTTACAAAGACTGACGGCGTCTCGGTGTCAGTGCGAGACGCAGCTGGAGGGGGAGACCCAAAAGCATCAGGAATTGAGGCAACAGAGACAAACGCTGAAGAAAGAGCTGTGTGAGTTAAGGGAAGCCTTCAGAGTTGCCGTCCAGGGTCTTAAAGAGGAAATTGCCACCATGGAAGATAAAATAGAGGAGGGTCGAGCGTTAAGATTGCGCCGACAAGACTCCCTGGCTCAAATCTATGAGAGATTCAAGCACCAGCACGAGGAAGAGAGTGAAGTGAGAGTGGAGCATCTccatgtttcacagcagctggagCGATccaagctgcagctggaggatcGCATTGCCTCCATAGTCAAACACAGAAAGGAGATCAAAGAGATGGACAAGCAGATCGCAGACCTCCTGGAGGCTGACACAATCAACAGGCGCGTGTTTGAGAGGAATCAGGAAGAGATGTGTAGTAACGTGGATACAGAGAAGAGGAACATCAGCCATcttgaggaggagaagaggcaggCAACAAGGTTCTTGGAGGAGGCgaagaggaagcaggaggagcacGTGGCCAAGATGACCTTTGATATGAGCAGCGTCAGGATGAGGCACCAGGAGCTTCGACAAGAGGAGGCCGCGCTCCAGCAGCGGCAGCCCAAGAGTGCAGATGCTGACTTGCTGATGAGTCATGTGACCCAGTGTCAGGAGGagtacagacagagagagaccaaACACCATCAGGAAATAGAGCAGTACACCGCACAGACTGAGAGCATTATGAGGAGCGAcgaggagaagcagagggaggtggaggagaaagaggagatgctGAAGGAGGTGGAAGCAAAGTGCAACGAAGAAAAATCCAGGCACAGGAGGCTGGAAATGCTGACCTCTGAGCTGACGAGGAAGAGGAACGATCTGGAGCTGTCGAttcagaggctgaaggagaaAACCAGCTCTCTGCTTCAGCccaaagaggagatgaaggctgagctggaggagctgcgaCAAAGTTACATGGATGTTCTCGGCAAACAGGCGTCAGATCtaagagctgcagagatgagCATCTATGACAATAGAGTGAAACTGGAGCAGGTCAGCATGGAGAACAGCAGGCTGCTTCTCTGTATCACACAGATGACAGAAGCTGTGAGCAGAGCCAGGGAGGACAAAGACACATACAGGCAGGAGATTCACCAGCTCAAGCGCGACATAAAGGCCACGTTTGAGACTTTACAGGAAGCATGGAGGGAGGATTTCTTGGTAACTGAGGACTGTCAGAGCAGGGATGGTGCTCTGTTGGTGTCAATGAGTGCCATTGTTAACTGTCTGAAGATCAGGAGGCAACAGTTAGGCCATGTGAGGACACTCCTACACCAACAAATGTTAGACTTCAGCAAACGACTGGGAGACAAAACAACTGTAGAACAGCAGAGTTGA